From Papaver somniferum cultivar HN1 unplaced genomic scaffold, ASM357369v1 unplaced-scaffold_99, whole genome shotgun sequence, the proteins below share one genomic window:
- the LOC113346230 gene encoding uncharacterized protein LOC113346230: MEAHLQHKKLALEKDNAAEFMKALDNLLETDCITMDEYLSISIKASEMPGWQKLIIEKATRKWVLCRKGKHLNTGKCPDGIDVMDTGGDNGSDFMIFMNIISQKAPSQICRDGKTKCLDMDRSLAMRLTPKRGVKTPVAAKKKTVNFVKQLKKAKRRVRPKYKKSILTGKAFTQDLLEGNPRNMYNLLRMTKAPFIQLCNEFRAKGLLEDRKYLEVEEKMAMFLYTIGHNCRNRVILYHFQHSGEKVSKYFHEVLTAMKKWSAEVLVPPPNVFDKPAITKRNKCLRECAFKGVVGALDGTLISVIIPVEKQTPYRGRGRGECSQNVLAICDWDMYFLYVVVGWEGTAHDSRVLTEAVRDPSFKFPLPPPGKINCAAIITFSPSIFHLRLVPPIAKEEKFNQAHARLRNVIERAFGVLKVRFPVLSKMPSYSFETQRDIVIACMSIHNFLRRNALDDWLFKDYENETGGSRSGSGNGRKCTSSVWTKNLRDEIASLL; encoded by the exons ATGGAGGCTCATCTTCAGCATAAAAAACTTGCTCTAGAAAAGGATAACGCAGCAGAATTCATGAAAGCTCTGGATAATCTACTTGAGACTGATTGCATCACAATGGATGAGTATTTGAGCATTAGTATAAAAGCTTCAGAGATGCCTGGTTGGCAGAAATTGATT ATTGAGAAGGCTACAAGGAAGTGGGTTTTATGTAGAAAAGGGAAGCACCTAAATACAGGCAA GTGCCCCGATGGAATTGACGTGATGGATACAGGCGGGGATAATGGTTCAGATTTCATGATTTTTATGAATATTATTAGTCAGAAAGCACCGAGTCAAATATGTCGTGATGGTAAAACCAAGTGCTTGGATATGGATC GTTCCCTGGCCATGAGATTG ACTCCCAAAAGAGGTGTTAAGACCCCTGTAGCCGCCAAGAAAAAGACGGTAAATTTTG TGAAGCAACTTAAAAAGGCTAAGCGGCGTGTACGCCCGAAGTACAAGAAGTCAATTTTAACGGGAAAGGCTTTCACCCAAGATCTGTTAGAAGGAAATCCGAGGAATATGTACAACCTATTGAGAATGACTAAGGCTCCTTTTATTCAATTATGCAATGAATTCCGAGCCAAAGGACTTTTAGAGGATAGAAAGTATTTAGAAGTAGAGGAGAAGATGGCAATGTTTCTATACACAATCGGGCACAATTGTAGGAATCGTGTAATTTTATATCACTTTCAACATTCAGGTGAAAAAGTTAGTAAGTATTTTCATGAAGTGTTGACTGCTATGAAGAAATGGTCTGCTGAAGTCCTAGTTCCTCCACCAAATGTATTTGATAAGCCAGCTATAACTAAAAGGAATAAATGTCTTAGAGAATGTGCTTTCAAAGGTGTTGTTGGTGCATTGGATGGCACTCTAATTAGTGTCATCATTCCAGTCGAGAAGCAAACACCGTATAGAGGAAGGGGAAGAGGAGAATGTAGTCAAAACGTGCTTGCGATATGTGATTGGGATATGTACTTTTTGTATGTAGTGGTTGGATGGGAAGGCACTGCTCATGACTCGAGAGTGTTGACCGAGGCAGTGCGTGATCCATCTTTCAAGTTTCCTCTACCTCCACCAG GAAAAATAAACTGTGCTGCCATTATAACATTCAGTCCAAGTATTTTCCATCTTAGGCT AGTACCTCCAATAGCAAAAGAGGAGAAGTTTAATCAAGCCCATGCTCGATTGAGGAATGTGATTGAGAGAGCATTCGGGGTATTGAAAGTAAGATTTCCCGTCTTAAGTAAAATGCCTTCTTACTCATTTGAGACTCAAAGAGATATCGTCATTGCTTGCATGTCAATACATAACTTTCTACGTCGTAATGCATTGGATGATTGGCTATTTAAAGATTATGAGAATGAGACAGGTGGAAGTCGAAGTGGAAGCGGAAACGGAAGAAAATGCACCTCGTCTGTTTGGACGAAAAACTTACGTGATGAGATAGCTAgcctcctttag
- the LOC113346409 gene encoding NAC domain-containing protein 2-like → MKGCELELPAGFRFHPTDEELVMHYLCRKCASLPISVPIIADIDLYKFDPWLLPGLALYGEKEWYFFSPRDRKYPNGSRPNRAAGSGYWKATGADKPIGKPKPVGIKKALVFYEGKAPRGVKTNWIMHEYRLAGVDRSARKKSGSNSRLDDWVLCRIYNKKGFIEKQGTSNGITDKAMLKSSVYNNSLTESSSEHEDQKPDVLTHYNQNTVHTWGNQTPPAQVVNNDYVYFDTSDSVPRLHTDSSNCSEHVTSTCEREVQSQPRSSSSWSRDFDWGMQFNGNDVTDPYASSGGHQVDNNNIELSPLQDMFMYLQNPY, encoded by the exons atgaagggtTGTGAATTAGAGCTGCCGGCTGGGTTCAGATTTCATCCAACTGATGAAGAATTAGTTATGCACTATTTGTGCCGTAAATGTGCATCTTTACCAATTTCAGTACCAATTATTGCTGATATTGACCTATACAAGTTTGATCCATGGCTACTCCCAG GTTTGGCACTATATGGTGAAAAAGAATGGTATTTCTTTTCTCCAAGAGATAGGAAGTATCCGAACGGGTCGAGGCCGAATCGAGCTGCGGGGAGTGGGTATTGGAAAGCTACAGGGGCGGATAAACCAATTGGGAAGCCAAAACCAGTTGGGATCAAGAAAGCTTTGGTGTTTTATGAGGGGAAAGCACCCAGAGGTGTGAAGACTAATTGGATTATGCATGAGTATAGACTTGCCGGTGTAGATAGATCGGCGCGCAAGAAGAGTGGCAGCAACTCAAGG CTTGATGATTGGGTCTTATGTCGAATTTACAACAAGAAGGGTTTCATTGAAAAACAAGGGACAAGTAATGGTATCACAGATAAGGCGATGCTCAAGTCCTCAGTTTACAACAATAGCCTTACTGAAAGCTCCTCAGAGCATGAAGATCAAAAGCCAGATGTATTAACACATTACAACCAGAACACGGTTCATACTTGGGGAAACCAAACTCCACCTGCTCAAGTCGTCAACAATGACTATGTATACTTTGATACTTCTGATTCTGTTCCAAGATTACATACTGATTCAAGTAATTGCTCGGAGCACGTGACATCGACATGTGAAAGAGAGGTCCAAAGTCAACCAAGATCATCATCGTCATGGAGCAGGGATTTTGATTGGGGAATGCAATTTAATGGGAATGATGTTACTGATCCTTATGCATCCTCTGGCGGACACCAAGTGGATAACAACAATATTGAGCTCTCGCCATTACAAGATATGTTCATGTATTTACAGAATCCCTACTAG